GCTGAAGCGCTGCAAAAGTCCTTCCTGTTCTACGAAGCCCAGCGCTCTGGCGACCTGCCCGGCAACAACCGCATTCAGTGGCGCGGCGATTCTGCAATGAAAGATGGATCAGACGTAGGCCGAGATCTGACCGGTGGCTATTACGATGCAGGCGACCACGTAAAGTTCAATTTCCCGATGGCTTCATCTTTAACGATGCTGAGCTGGGGGGTGCGCGAGTATCGCGAAGCCTACAACCGTGCGGGTCAGCTAGATGACGCTCTCAGCGCCATTCGTTGGGGCACCGACTACCTGCTGAAATGCCACGTCACCGATGCTAACGGCACGAAAGAATTTTGGGGGCAGGTCGGCGATGGCAATGCAGACCACTCCTACTGGGGCTCTCCAGAAAAAATGACGATGGCGCGGCCCTCCTTCAAAATTGATCGGCAAAACCCTGGCTCAGACTTAGCAGGCGAAGCAGCAGCAGCGCTCGCATCGGCTTCCATCGTTTTTCGTAAGACCGATGCCGCCTATGCCGATAAGCTGCTGGATAATGCCATTCAGCTCTACACCTTTGCTGACACTTACCGAGGCAAATACTCTGACTCCATTACTGATGCTAAATCCTTCTACAACTCCTGGAGTGGCTATCAAGATGAACTAAGCTGGGGAGCTGCCTGGATTCATGAAGCTCAGCAGGCAGCAGGCAAATCTGACACAACCTATCTAAACAAGGCAAAAGCAGCCTACACAGGCGTCAATGCCACCTTCTCCTGGGATAACAAATCCGCTGGTGTGGGAGTTTTGCTAGCACAAGAAACCGGCGATAGTCTCTATCGCAGTGATGTAGAAAGGCTGCTGAATAGCTGGCTACCCGGTGGTGGCGGTGTTACCTATACTTCAGGTGGACTGGCTTGGGGCGGCGAGTGGGGCTCTCTTCGCAGTGCTGCCAACATGGCTTTTGTGGGAGGAGTTTATGCCGACACTGTGACCAATCCCCAGGGCAAATACAGTACCTTTGCAGAGAAGCAAATAGACTACATTTTGGGCGACAATCCTCGCCAGTCTAGCTACATGGTGGGCTTTGGCAAAAATTCTCCGGTTAACCCCCACCATAGAGCAGCTTCCGGTACAGACTGGGGTGGCTTTAATGGCTCTCAACCCAATGCTCACATTCTCTATGGAGCTCTAGTAGGTGGGCCTTCTGCCCCCAATGACTTTGCCTATAAAGACCTTCGCAATGACTACGTTGCAAACGAAGTAGCGACAGACTACAATGCGGCCTTCACAGGTGCAATGGCCCGCATGGTGGACCGATTTGGCGGTACGCCCTTGAACGACGCCCAGCTTGATGCACTACCCGGCATCGTTGTGCAGAATGCCCCTGCTGCTGTCTAGTTAAATATCGCACCACCCCTATTTGAACTCAGATAGGGGTGGTGCATTGCAATGAAAAGGGGATGTTCTGCAAGAATGTCCTCTTTTCATTGCAGAATGACTGGCAAAAAGCAAGTTGTGGTGCCTTTCTGCACTTGAAAAATCAAAATGAAGGTTCTTGCCCTAGCTCTCAAGACTTTCTTAAATACGGTTGAACTCACTGAACTGTTCTGATACCGTTTTAGATGCAGGGAGAGCCTAGACGGAGGACTGGAAAGATCTCACCCTTTCCAATCCCCCTAACGCTCCCAATCTAGATCTGGTAGAAAGGAAGCGCTAGGCTCATTTTAGCCCTAGTGCCCATCTTCATACCTTCTTGGAGCCCTAGAGGTCTCCCTGTTTTCCTTTAGAAGGTAGAAACATGATCACTA
This DNA window, taken from Pseudanabaena sp. FACHB-2040, encodes the following:
- a CDS encoding glycoside hydrolase family 9 protein codes for the protein MTTQNPANVSFAVTGDWGTGFTADLTIRNTGTTPINGWTLNFNAPYSIDQHWSSVLTKLPDGRYSVKPLSWNTAIPAGGSITFGFRGAKAAGTRATAPTNYQLNGVSLTSGAAPTATPTPTLAPALPDLIISDTTLAEGALNANGAASALFKVSLSKASSQSVTVGYATQNGSAIAGQDFTAKQGTLTFAPGETSKNIAIPILNDTRIEPTQTFKVLLSNASQAKILDSQGIGTILDNDTAAPAPTPTPAPAPAPTPAPTPTPATVLPGLSIGNATLAEGALSANGTASALFKVSLSKASSQSVTVGYATQSDSAIAGQDFTAKQGTLTFAPGETSKDIAISILNDTLVEPTETFKVVLSDASQASIVTAQGTGTILDDDVAPTAPSTSGTPTAPSTGKFNYAEALQKSFLFYEAQRSGDLPGNNRIQWRGDSAMKDGSDVGRDLTGGYYDAGDHVKFNFPMASSLTMLSWGVREYREAYNRAGQLDDALSAIRWGTDYLLKCHVTDANGTKEFWGQVGDGNADHSYWGSPEKMTMARPSFKIDRQNPGSDLAGEAAAALASASIVFRKTDAAYADKLLDNAIQLYTFADTYRGKYSDSITDAKSFYNSWSGYQDELSWGAAWIHEAQQAAGKSDTTYLNKAKAAYTGVNATFSWDNKSAGVGVLLAQETGDSLYRSDVERLLNSWLPGGGGVTYTSGGLAWGGEWGSLRSAANMAFVGGVYADTVTNPQGKYSTFAEKQIDYILGDNPRQSSYMVGFGKNSPVNPHHRAASGTDWGGFNGSQPNAHILYGALVGGPSAPNDFAYKDLRNDYVANEVATDYNAAFTGAMARMVDRFGGTPLNDAQLDALPGIVVQNAPAAV